A genome region from Alkalimarinus coralli includes the following:
- a CDS encoding Lon protease family protein: MKPLAIETLYRVAKPEDLPFRSTKALKPLTDIVGQERAQEAVRFAMSMHDSGYNVYAVGRNGLGKRTMMLRYLNRHAGDGQHTFDWCYVANFDEPRVPRVLKLPAGIGQQLKKDIEKLMERLVKTIPVAFDNDSYFERSEKLKNELAEKQEQMLQKLAKQAKRKKVSLTISTPGGYRLAALNGENPHTSDSFAELSKEEQAYFEEVIGKMELKLRGTLRKLSNWEQDYADKQAKLNEEVTLGVSSHLIDALKEKYEVHQIVVGHLSALQKDIIDNLDIFLEDSEEQAAFAYAALDKKMPRRYQVNVLVHHKDRSAPIVVEESPNYHALFGYVENVTYKGTVFTDFSLIRPGSLHKANGGFLLMDANKVLEQPYVWDGLKRALRAKAMNISSLEREVTLSGTISIEPEPIPMDLKIILFGDRETLLLLQHYDPEFKELFKVTADFENEMPRTAETELQYAKFISSLVHDKGLLHCDQKAVARIIEYSSRQAEDQNKLSLHAADIANLLRESNYWARQANANMIRLGHVEKALDSEEHRSSRIKDSMFESIENRTTLLDTSGSVVGQINALSVLSTGGHEFGMPNRITATCRYGDGDVIDIERDAKLGGTIHSKGVLILSSYLASVFAKREPMHLSASITFEQSYGEVDGDSASLAELCALISSLSEVPIRQDLAMTGSVNQFGFVQPVGGLNEKIEGFHKACQIHGFTGTQGVIIPTTNVHNLMLGKEVLKSIRKGDFRIYAVATIAEALLLLTGLPSGEEDADGNFPGDSIYGKIQTLLDELREEEEEDEGEQGSEKS; encoded by the coding sequence TTGAAGCCTCTAGCGATTGAAACGTTGTACCGAGTTGCAAAGCCAGAAGATCTGCCGTTCAGGTCGACCAAAGCTCTTAAACCATTAACCGATATCGTCGGGCAGGAGCGTGCTCAGGAAGCCGTTCGTTTTGCCATGTCGATGCATGATAGCGGCTATAACGTATATGCGGTTGGTCGAAACGGGCTGGGTAAGCGAACCATGATGTTGCGGTACCTGAATCGACACGCGGGTGATGGCCAGCATACGTTTGACTGGTGTTATGTTGCCAATTTCGATGAACCCCGTGTGCCAAGAGTGTTAAAACTCCCGGCGGGTATTGGTCAGCAGCTTAAGAAAGATATTGAAAAGTTGATGGAAAGGCTGGTTAAAACGATCCCGGTAGCCTTTGATAACGATTCATACTTTGAGCGCTCTGAAAAACTGAAAAATGAGCTGGCCGAGAAGCAGGAGCAGATGCTGCAAAAGCTGGCCAAGCAAGCCAAACGGAAAAAGGTCAGTTTAACTATATCGACCCCGGGTGGGTATCGGTTGGCTGCGTTAAATGGTGAGAACCCTCACACATCAGACAGTTTTGCTGAGTTGTCGAAAGAAGAGCAGGCTTACTTTGAAGAAGTGATCGGTAAAATGGAGCTGAAGCTCAGGGGCACGCTTCGTAAACTGTCTAACTGGGAGCAAGATTACGCCGACAAGCAGGCCAAGCTGAACGAAGAGGTGACGCTGGGCGTATCGAGCCACTTGATTGACGCGCTGAAAGAGAAATACGAAGTGCACCAAATTGTGGTAGGGCATCTGTCTGCGCTGCAAAAAGACATTATTGATAATCTGGATATTTTTCTGGAAGACAGCGAAGAGCAGGCTGCTTTTGCGTATGCCGCGCTGGATAAGAAAATGCCCCGGCGCTATCAGGTTAATGTGCTGGTTCATCATAAGGACCGCTCTGCCCCCATTGTGGTGGAAGAGAGCCCCAATTATCACGCCTTGTTTGGTTATGTTGAAAATGTCACCTACAAAGGCACGGTCTTTACCGATTTCTCGCTGATTCGCCCCGGTAGCCTGCATAAAGCGAACGGTGGCTTTTTGTTGATGGATGCAAACAAGGTGCTTGAGCAGCCCTATGTATGGGATGGCTTAAAACGGGCACTGCGTGCGAAAGCGATGAATATTAGTTCGTTGGAACGGGAGGTCACCTTGTCGGGTACGATCTCCATTGAGCCAGAGCCGATCCCGATGGATTTAAAAATTATCCTGTTTGGAGATCGTGAAACGTTGCTGCTGCTCCAGCATTATGACCCTGAATTTAAGGAGCTGTTTAAGGTTACTGCTGACTTTGAGAATGAAATGCCTCGCACCGCGGAGACAGAACTTCAGTACGCTAAGTTTATTTCCAGCCTGGTTCACGATAAAGGCCTTTTGCACTGCGACCAGAAAGCGGTGGCGCGAATTATCGAATACAGCTCACGCCAAGCGGAAGACCAGAACAAGTTGTCGTTGCACGCGGCAGATATCGCTAACCTCCTCAGAGAGTCAAATTACTGGGCGCGTCAGGCCAATGCCAATATGATCCGCCTGGGGCATGTCGAAAAGGCGCTGGACAGTGAAGAGCACCGCAGCAGCCGAATCAAAGACAGTATGTTTGAGTCGATAGAGAATCGTACTACGCTGCTGGATACGTCGGGCTCTGTGGTTGGACAGATCAATGCCCTGTCTGTACTCTCGACAGGCGGGCATGAGTTCGGTATGCCAAACCGCATTACCGCCACCTGCCGTTATGGTGATGGCGATGTGATTGATATTGAGCGAGACGCCAAGCTGGGCGGCACCATTCACTCTAAAGGGGTGTTGATACTCTCGTCTTATCTGGCATCGGTGTTTGCCAAGCGCGAGCCAATGCACTTGTCGGCCAGTATTACCTTTGAGCAGTCATACGGTGAAGTCGATGGCGATAGTGCCTCACTGGCTGAACTCTGTGCGCTTATCTCTTCACTATCTGAGGTGCCGATTCGTCAGGATTTGGCAATGACCGGTTCGGTTAACCAGTTTGGTTTTGTTCAGCCGGTGGGTGGGCTAAATGAGAAGATAGAAGGCTTCCATAAAGCGTGCCAAATACATGGCTTTACCGGCACCCAAGGGGTCATCATTCCAACTACCAATGTTCACAATCTGATGCTGGGCAAAGAGGTGCTTAAGTCGATTAGAAAAGGTGACTTCCGTATTTATGCGGTGGCAACCATTGCAGAAGCATTGCTGCTACTGACCGGGCTACCCAGTGGAGAAGAGGATGCGGATGGCAACTTCCCCGGCGACTCTATTTACGGAAAAATCCAGACGTTGCTTGATGAACTGAGAGAAGAGGAAGAAGAGGATGAGGGTGAGCAGGGGTCAGAAAAGTCGTAA
- a CDS encoding alpha-ketoglutarate-dependent dioxygenase AlkB family protein: MTASLFDDALLEAPADKRDLPIEEGQLALWYPLFTSSEADTLFTRLSETLAWTQDEMKIAGKVIPIPRLQAWYGDDNSHYGYSGISLPPINWTEELRYIKQKIEAITQQPYNSVLANYYRDGNDSVSWHQDNEPELGHNPVIASLSLGATRQFQLRHIARKHSTIKLNLPHNALLLMSGETQKNWQHQIPKTKKAVGPRINLTFRLIYS; this comes from the coding sequence ATGACCGCTTCGTTATTTGATGATGCATTACTTGAAGCACCCGCAGATAAACGCGACCTGCCTATCGAAGAAGGACAGCTCGCACTCTGGTACCCGTTATTTACGTCGAGTGAAGCAGATACGCTTTTTACACGCCTATCTGAAACATTAGCGTGGACACAAGATGAAATGAAAATAGCCGGTAAAGTGATACCCATTCCAAGATTACAAGCCTGGTATGGTGACGATAATAGCCACTATGGCTATTCGGGTATATCACTCCCCCCTATCAACTGGACAGAAGAGCTTCGGTATATCAAACAGAAAATTGAAGCCATCACCCAACAGCCATACAACAGTGTGCTGGCAAACTACTACCGTGACGGAAACGATAGTGTTTCCTGGCACCAGGACAACGAACCCGAGTTAGGTCACAACCCTGTTATCGCATCACTTTCGCTCGGTGCAACACGACAGTTTCAACTTCGGCACATAGCCCGAAAGCACTCAACAATAAAGCTCAACCTGCCCCACAATGCCCTGTTACTCATGTCTGGCGAGACACAGAAAAACTGGCAGCACCAGATTCCAAAAACAAAAAAGGCGGTTGGCCCACGCATTAACCTGACCTTCCGCCTTATCTATTCCTAA
- the amrS gene encoding AmmeMemoRadiSam system radical SAM enzyme, translating into MNSKMQPPANFPTQYWHTLDDGRTQCDVCPRACKLHEGQQGLCFVRSCVNHEIVLNTYGRSSGFCIDPIEKKPLNHYLPGTPVLSFGTAGCNLACKFCQNWDMSKSREMDTLADSAMPVALAAKAAATGCRSVAYTYNDPVIFMEYAIDVAKECRKHDIKNIAVTAGYICPEPRKAFFNYMDAANIDLKGFTEGFYYKLCGGHLKDVLDTLLYLKHETDVWFEITTLLIPDQNDASEEIEKMSKWIVDNLGHDIPLHFSAFHPDWKMRDIPPTPPHTLTRARDIAMSNGMRYVYTGNVHDTAGSSTYCNSCGQRLIERDWYQLGEWNLDAHQSCNQCGTRLPGLFEAKPGTWGANRMGVAIDS; encoded by the coding sequence ATGAACTCAAAGATGCAACCTCCAGCCAACTTTCCAACTCAGTACTGGCACACGCTGGATGATGGACGAACCCAGTGCGACGTATGCCCCAGGGCATGCAAACTGCACGAGGGCCAGCAGGGCCTGTGTTTTGTGCGCAGTTGCGTCAATCACGAAATCGTACTCAATACCTATGGCCGGTCTTCCGGCTTCTGTATCGACCCCATTGAAAAGAAACCCTTAAACCACTACCTGCCTGGCACCCCTGTACTCTCATTCGGCACCGCTGGCTGCAATTTGGCCTGCAAATTCTGTCAGAACTGGGATATGAGCAAATCACGCGAAATGGACACCCTTGCCGATAGCGCCATGCCTGTCGCACTCGCCGCCAAAGCAGCAGCAACCGGCTGCCGTAGCGTCGCTTATACCTATAACGACCCGGTTATCTTCATGGAATATGCCATTGATGTTGCCAAAGAGTGTCGAAAACACGACATCAAAAACATCGCTGTGACGGCCGGATATATCTGCCCGGAACCCCGTAAAGCATTCTTTAACTATATGGATGCCGCCAACATCGACCTGAAAGGGTTTACTGAAGGCTTTTACTACAAGCTTTGTGGCGGCCACCTAAAAGATGTGCTGGACACCCTGCTCTATCTGAAACACGAAACCGACGTTTGGTTTGAAATCACGACTTTGCTCATCCCTGATCAAAACGATGCTTCAGAAGAGATCGAGAAAATGTCGAAGTGGATTGTCGATAATCTGGGGCATGATATTCCATTGCATTTTTCTGCATTTCACCCTGACTGGAAAATGAGAGACATACCGCCTACCCCGCCCCATACCTTGACCCGCGCAAGAGATATCGCCATGAGCAATGGAATGCGGTATGTTTACACAGGCAATGTGCACGATACAGCAGGCAGCAGCACTTACTGCAATTCATGTGGCCAACGGCTGATTGAACGCGACTGGTATCAGTTGGGCGAGTGGAACCTCGACGCACACCAGAGCTGCAACCAATGCGGCACCCGGCTACCCGGTTTATTTGAAGCTAAACCCGGCACATGGGGAGCCAATAGAATGGGGGTGGCGATTGATTCATAG
- a CDS encoding M23 family metallopeptidase — MRLLVTFFSLVFYFSVTSAVADVVTNSSSESASNKPIVLKGIKAQGSLLVGQVDPDADVFLNDKPLKVADNGVIVFGFGRDAELNHKLTVVSKNGEKHIEPVTLEKRDYKVQRINGISKKIMNPSKKNQQRSRAEAALVRKARETDSTRQDFLTGFIQPVKGPVTGVYGSQRVYNGVPKRPHFGVDYAAPVGTPVIAPASGVVTLAHDDMFYSGGTLIVDHGFGVSSTFIHLSKILVKEGQEIKQGEVIAEVGKSGRATGAHLDWRINWYKLRIDPQLVMKAMPDEVVFQ; from the coding sequence ATGCGTCTATTAGTCACGTTTTTTTCACTTGTATTTTATTTTTCGGTGACATCCGCTGTTGCTGATGTTGTTACCAATAGCAGCAGCGAGTCTGCCAGCAATAAGCCGATTGTGCTAAAAGGAATAAAAGCCCAGGGGAGTTTGCTGGTTGGTCAGGTTGACCCTGATGCTGACGTATTCCTGAACGATAAGCCGCTTAAAGTAGCTGACAATGGCGTGATTGTGTTTGGTTTTGGGCGTGACGCTGAGCTAAATCACAAGCTTACGGTTGTTTCAAAAAACGGTGAAAAACACATTGAGCCTGTTACGTTAGAAAAGCGGGACTATAAAGTTCAGCGCATTAACGGCATCTCAAAAAAGATCATGAACCCCAGTAAGAAAAATCAGCAACGCTCACGTGCTGAAGCGGCCTTGGTTAGAAAAGCCAGAGAAACTGACTCGACGCGACAAGACTTCCTGACGGGTTTTATACAACCGGTAAAAGGGCCAGTAACCGGCGTATATGGCAGTCAGCGTGTCTATAACGGGGTACCCAAACGCCCTCATTTTGGGGTTGATTATGCGGCCCCGGTAGGCACGCCTGTTATCGCACCCGCCTCTGGCGTCGTGACACTCGCCCATGATGATATGTTTTATTCAGGTGGCACGTTAATTGTCGATCATGGTTTTGGTGTGTCCTCCACCTTCATCCACTTAAGTAAAATTTTGGTAAAAGAGGGGCAGGAGATTAAACAGGGAGAGGTTATAGCAGAAGTTGGTAAAAGCGGCCGAGCTACAGGTGCTCACCTGGACTGGCGCATTAACTGGTATAAGCTCAGAATAGACCCTCAGCTGGTGATGAAAGCAATGCCTGATGAGGTCGTTTTTCAGTAG
- a CDS encoding response regulator transcription factor: protein MTDSQQVVYIVEDDEAVRDSLEMMLVSMEHKVETFPTANAFLDSYSESMAGCIVLDIRMPGMDGMELQKELNSRNSILPIIFVTGHGDVPMAVEAMQLGAIDFIQKPYREQELLEKIKAALELDAEQRDSLKEKKEIIRRLEELTPREKEIMDMMIEGHANKVIAIDLDISQRTVEIHRSRVMHKMGTHSLAHLVRMVLMVKE, encoded by the coding sequence ATGACGGATAGTCAGCAGGTAGTATATATTGTAGAAGATGATGAGGCGGTGAGAGACTCATTAGAGATGATGCTGGTTTCAATGGAGCACAAGGTAGAGACGTTTCCAACGGCCAATGCTTTTTTGGACAGTTACAGCGAGTCAATGGCAGGTTGTATCGTGCTGGATATTCGAATGCCTGGCATGGATGGAATGGAGTTGCAGAAAGAACTTAATAGCCGTAACTCTATCCTGCCGATTATATTCGTGACAGGCCACGGAGATGTGCCGATGGCTGTTGAGGCCATGCAGTTAGGGGCGATTGACTTTATACAAAAGCCGTATCGTGAGCAGGAACTGCTGGAAAAAATAAAAGCAGCACTAGAACTCGATGCAGAGCAGCGCGACTCGCTAAAAGAAAAGAAAGAGATTATCCGCCGGTTAGAAGAGCTGACACCTCGTGAAAAAGAAATTATGGATATGATGATTGAAGGGCACGCCAACAAGGTGATTGCGATTGATCTTGATATCAGCCAGCGAACAGTAGAAATTCACCGCTCACGAGTGATGCACAAAATGGGGACGCACTCACTGGCCCACTTGGTAAGAATGGTTTTAATGGTCAAAGAATAG
- a CDS encoding hybrid sensor histidine kinase/response regulator, with protein sequence MVFSEVREQVLLVDDNPQNLKILYDTLDDQHYRLLLANSGDKALSIAEKSKPDLILLDIMMPGMDGYEVCETLKSNPSLKDIPVVFLSALDDVESKVKGFEKGGVDYIAKPFQPREVISRVATQIRLRRLEQALKEKNRELSADNVEMKKKLEAQREQLAHFSRLSTMGEMAAGFAHEVNQPLTAITNYSRVAHRLLGDNPEDNQVTNKAMLATTLNKLEAQSHRASEVIQRIRGFVKKPKSGKQELNVTSLLTDVVQFAEVDVRNNQGRVTLELPDALPNVEADEIQVQQVTLNLIRNALEASFIWQQANNAFDEPAVVEVSAYADTRNVWVEVKDHGCGLADDAEQKLFHPFYTTKGEGMGIGLSLCQSLIQAQGGKIGFRRNPDRGTTFYFSLPIVH encoded by the coding sequence ATGGTTTTTTCTGAAGTGCGCGAACAGGTTTTACTGGTAGACGACAATCCGCAGAATTTGAAGATTCTGTACGACACGCTGGATGATCAGCACTATCGCCTATTACTGGCAAATAGTGGTGATAAAGCGCTGTCGATTGCCGAAAAATCGAAGCCGGATCTTATTCTATTGGATATTATGATGCCGGGTATGGATGGCTACGAAGTCTGTGAAACCCTTAAATCAAACCCATCCTTGAAGGATATTCCAGTGGTTTTTCTCTCGGCGCTGGATGATGTGGAGTCTAAGGTGAAAGGGTTTGAAAAGGGCGGCGTTGACTATATTGCCAAGCCCTTTCAGCCCAGAGAGGTCATATCACGGGTCGCAACACAAATAAGGCTACGCCGACTTGAGCAGGCGCTTAAAGAGAAAAACCGCGAACTCAGTGCCGATAATGTCGAGATGAAGAAAAAACTTGAGGCACAGCGCGAGCAGCTTGCCCACTTCTCTCGTTTGAGCACCATGGGCGAAATGGCCGCAGGGTTCGCCCATGAAGTCAATCAACCCTTAACAGCCATTACCAACTACTCCCGAGTAGCGCATCGGTTATTGGGTGATAACCCGGAAGATAATCAGGTCACCAATAAAGCGATGCTCGCCACGACGCTGAATAAACTTGAGGCCCAGTCGCACCGTGCCAGTGAAGTGATTCAGCGCATCCGCGGCTTTGTAAAGAAACCAAAATCAGGCAAGCAGGAGTTGAATGTAACGTCCTTGCTGACCGATGTAGTGCAATTTGCAGAGGTAGATGTCAGAAATAACCAAGGGCGTGTTACTTTGGAATTGCCTGATGCCTTGCCAAATGTTGAAGCCGATGAAATCCAGGTTCAGCAAGTGACGCTCAATCTCATTCGAAATGCGCTAGAAGCAAGCTTTATATGGCAGCAGGCGAACAACGCCTTTGATGAACCTGCGGTGGTAGAGGTCAGCGCTTATGCAGACACTCGAAACGTTTGGGTTGAAGTGAAAGATCATGGCTGTGGCCTGGCCGATGATGCAGAGCAAAAGCTATTCCACCCTTTCTATACCACCAAAGGAGAGGGGATGGGCATTGGGCTCAGCTTGTGTCAGTCTCTTATTCAGGCTCAAGGGGGCAAGATCGGGTTTAGGCGAAACCCAGACCGCGGCACTACGTTTTATTTCTCGCTTCCTATCGTTCATTGA
- the rarD gene encoding EamA family transporter RarD, protein MNSELQSRQGVFYALGAFGLWGLAPIYFKAVSTVTPTEVLAHRVIWSVIFLLLLVTYNKQWDSLKAVVRNRQTILRLFFSASLISINWLVFIWAVSVGRIVETSLGYYINPLISVLLAMIFLGERLRPIQWIAISVACLGVINQIALVGSLPIVALTLAFSFGFYGLLRKKVSVNPVIGLTIETLLLLPFAMAYLLWLSAKDQLAFLHLSGTIDLLLIAAGLVTSLPLIFFAAATNRLSLTTLGLVQYVAPSLTFLLAVLIYNEPFGPPQLITFGCIWGALVIFTTEGMAYQKRKRII, encoded by the coding sequence ATGAACAGTGAGCTTCAATCACGCCAAGGCGTTTTCTATGCTCTCGGGGCATTTGGTCTTTGGGGGCTCGCCCCTATCTACTTCAAAGCGGTTTCGACAGTCACGCCAACTGAAGTGCTGGCTCACAGGGTCATTTGGTCGGTTATTTTTCTTCTATTGCTGGTGACGTATAACAAACAGTGGGACTCTTTGAAAGCGGTTGTTAGAAACCGGCAAACCATTTTGCGCCTGTTTTTCTCGGCTTCATTAATTTCAATAAACTGGTTGGTGTTTATCTGGGCTGTCAGTGTAGGTCGAATCGTCGAAACCAGTCTCGGTTATTACATTAACCCGTTAATCAGTGTGCTATTAGCCATGATATTTCTGGGAGAGCGGCTGCGCCCTATTCAGTGGATTGCCATTAGTGTGGCCTGCTTGGGTGTCATTAACCAGATCGCCTTGGTCGGTTCTCTGCCCATTGTGGCACTAACACTCGCGTTTAGTTTTGGCTTTTACGGCCTGCTTCGAAAGAAAGTCAGTGTCAACCCGGTAATTGGGCTCACCATCGAGACACTGCTATTATTGCCTTTTGCAATGGCCTATCTGCTATGGCTTTCAGCAAAGGATCAGCTGGCCTTTCTGCACCTAAGTGGCACCATCGACCTGCTGTTAATCGCCGCCGGGTTAGTCACCTCTTTACCACTCATCTTTTTTGCAGCAGCCACAAACCGCCTGAGCCTGACCACCTTAGGGCTAGTGCAATATGTCGCCCCCAGCCTCACGTTCTTGCTAGCAGTATTAATTTACAACGAACCTTTTGGCCCGCCTCAGCTCATCACCTTTGGGTGCATTTGGGGCGCGCTTGTCATTTTTACAACAGAAGGTATGGCCTACCAAAAGCGGAAGCGTATTATCTAG
- a CDS encoding L,D-transpeptidase family protein has product MIKFASILLLCCMSFSVKSLDLPKADRVLVKKSERKLMLLKDGEAFRHYDIALGENPLGHKQFEGDEKTPEGSYILDWRNQNSKFYRSIHISYPNEQDQQFALAQGRDPGGMIMIHGRPNKSRDPVSAWVLDKMDWTDGCIAVKNEEMDEIWAAIDNGTPIDIHP; this is encoded by the coding sequence ATGATTAAATTTGCCTCCATTTTACTGCTCTGTTGTATGTCGTTTAGTGTAAAAAGCCTCGATCTGCCCAAGGCTGATCGTGTGTTGGTTAAAAAGTCTGAGCGCAAGCTGATGCTGCTTAAAGATGGCGAAGCCTTTCGGCACTATGATATTGCGTTGGGTGAGAATCCACTCGGGCATAAGCAGTTTGAGGGTGATGAAAAGACGCCCGAGGGCAGCTATATTCTCGATTGGCGTAATCAGAATAGTAAATTCTATCGATCAATTCATATCTCATATCCTAATGAACAAGATCAGCAGTTTGCGTTAGCGCAAGGGCGTGATCCGGGCGGCATGATCATGATTCATGGCAGGCCGAATAAGAGCCGTGACCCGGTTAGCGCATGGGTTTTGGATAAAATGGACTGGACTGACGGCTGTATTGCGGTAAAGAACGAAGAGATGGATGAGATATGGGCGGCGATAGATAACGGCACGCCAATCGACATACATCCTTAA
- a CDS encoding PEP-CTERM sorting domain-containing protein — protein sequence MFKNISIAALFGLMSVSVANAALISPTGSISGLDLRWGMSESETLQTYDEAQGVYVNDGEVLVDYLLGDNLFYGVPRIKATHSQSGLTLSEGRYNSHLLHFDPVGIAKGKIKGLSISFSEDIVAIILGDRYLNLSDGLFGDPTTRYQTDKSRRLESHDMFTLKDSTTLVLNRLRVGKYWIDEARVITRIVPEPSSIALFGLGLLGVVGFSLSRSGGGNKKADPEGLQ from the coding sequence ATGTTTAAGAATATTTCGATAGCTGCTTTATTCGGGTTGATGTCTGTAAGCGTTGCGAATGCAGCACTTATTTCACCGACTGGGTCTATTAGTGGGCTGGATTTACGCTGGGGGATGTCAGAGTCGGAAACTCTGCAAACCTACGACGAAGCGCAAGGCGTTTATGTTAACGATGGTGAAGTGTTGGTTGACTACCTGTTGGGGGACAACTTGTTTTATGGTGTGCCTCGTATAAAAGCCACCCACTCGCAAAGCGGGCTAACTTTGTCAGAAGGGCGCTACAACTCTCATCTATTGCACTTTGACCCGGTAGGCATCGCCAAGGGCAAAATCAAAGGGTTAAGCATCTCATTCAGCGAAGATATTGTTGCTATTATTCTTGGGGACCGTTATCTAAACCTGTCAGATGGACTGTTTGGTGACCCCACAACGCGTTATCAAACTGATAAATCCAGAAGACTTGAGTCCCATGACATGTTTACGTTGAAAGACTCAACAACACTGGTACTGAATCGCTTGAGGGTTGGCAAGTACTGGATAGACGAAGCACGCGTGATTACCCGCATAGTGCCCGAACCCAGCTCTATAGCGCTGTTTGGTTTGGGTCTATTGGGTGTGGTGGGTTTTTCGCTTTCGCGTTCAGGCGGCGGAAATAAAAAAGCAGACCCTGAAGGTCTGCAGTAA
- a CDS encoding MaoC/PaaZ C-terminal domain-containing protein, whose protein sequence is MSHTSTIHLSESPNIFGLLSRAAWPKKASGEIKIPELSVDLKGIKPETALLRRYSRVCGFESKAHLPAAFPHIMAFPLHMKLLTDKRFPLPLLGLVHYKNSITQHRPLNINELFDIECTLSNSHHTELGIKFDIVSKVSAAGKVAWEETSTFLSRVEKKPAKQKKNRTALPSYQNNETWKLSAKLGRQYAKVSNDFNLIHLYSWSAKLFGFNHAIIHGMWSKNRCIAALSDTLGERPFKVDVDFKLPVYLPGTVKFNWQQNNDVIDFQLLDKGLTKPHLKGKVTLL, encoded by the coding sequence ATGAGCCATACCAGCACTATTCACCTATCGGAAAGCCCTAATATTTTTGGCCTATTATCTCGTGCAGCGTGGCCCAAAAAAGCATCGGGCGAAATCAAAATTCCAGAGTTGTCAGTGGACTTGAAGGGCATTAAGCCTGAAACTGCCTTATTGAGACGATATAGCCGGGTATGCGGATTTGAGTCTAAGGCTCATCTTCCAGCGGCCTTCCCTCACATTATGGCGTTCCCGCTGCACATGAAGTTGCTAACAGATAAACGCTTCCCGCTGCCATTACTTGGGCTTGTTCACTATAAAAACAGCATCACACAACACCGACCACTCAATATAAATGAGCTATTTGATATTGAGTGTACGCTTTCAAATAGCCATCACACAGAGCTGGGTATTAAGTTTGATATTGTCAGCAAGGTATCAGCCGCCGGGAAAGTCGCCTGGGAGGAAACATCAACATTCCTTAGCCGGGTTGAGAAAAAACCGGCCAAACAGAAAAAGAACCGCACGGCACTCCCCAGTTATCAGAATAACGAAACCTGGAAGTTATCAGCCAAGCTTGGGCGTCAGTATGCAAAAGTATCAAACGATTTTAACCTGATTCACCTCTACTCATGGTCGGCTAAACTGTTTGGTTTTAATCACGCCATCATACATGGCATGTGGTCAAAAAACCGCTGTATTGCAGCCCTTTCGGACACCTTGGGAGAACGCCCTTTCAAGGTGGATGTAGACTTTAAACTCCCGGTATATCTGCCGGGAACGGTAAAATTTAACTGGCAGCAAAACAATGACGTGATCGACTTCCAGTTGTTGGACAAAGGGCTAACGAAGCCTCACTTAAAAGGCAAAGTTACACTGCTTTAG